A region from the Nocardioides coralli genome encodes:
- a CDS encoding HNH endonuclease signature motif containing protein translates to MEAGVDTTPTTLVARVREVDAVRRAADLELLQLAAAWADAHPDLSAADAATSVATGAVDPMTIGGLGEEVVDFDDWRGIPTVAWDAAAGLATALGRSTPAADRLIRQALTLRHRLPRLWGRVLDGSVESFRARRVADAVVGRPDDVCADVDAHVARVVDTVGITTLDRLVEEAMLRLHPEEVELERLAQLDARFVKIDELSINHTGVADLTARAEWADLAAFDEAVSAVAKALAQQDAAADLPADTLDVRRSRALGVLADPASALALLEAGPAPSPRRRTQLVLHLTLDAMARHGLLGRDGRLDRPLLGQAVRDWCGRRDTHLTVTPVHDLEEHVQVGAYEIEGRMRERVELAHPTCVFPWCALPARRCDVDHRVAWGDDGASCDYNLAPLCRRHHRLKTHRGYRYTLIEPGTWLWRTPHGLQLLRDRHGSHDVTPDQPPAGRPGASCLVASPGRPTAARPRAGPPAR, encoded by the coding sequence ATGGAAGCCGGCGTCGACACCACTCCCACCACGCTGGTGGCGCGGGTGCGCGAGGTGGACGCCGTGCGCCGCGCGGCCGACCTCGAGCTGCTGCAGCTGGCGGCCGCCTGGGCGGACGCCCACCCCGACCTCTCCGCCGCCGACGCCGCCACCTCCGTCGCGACCGGGGCCGTCGACCCGATGACCATCGGCGGGCTGGGCGAGGAGGTCGTCGATTTCGACGACTGGCGCGGCATCCCGACCGTCGCCTGGGACGCCGCAGCCGGGCTGGCGACCGCGCTGGGCCGTTCCACCCCGGCAGCAGACCGCCTGATCCGCCAGGCGCTGACGCTGCGCCACCGGCTGCCGCGCCTCTGGGGCCGCGTGCTCGACGGCTCTGTCGAGTCCTTCCGCGCCCGACGTGTCGCCGACGCCGTCGTCGGGCGCCCCGACGACGTCTGCGCCGACGTCGACGCGCACGTCGCCCGCGTTGTCGACACGGTCGGGATCACCACCCTCGACCGTCTGGTCGAAGAGGCGATGCTCCGCCTCCACCCCGAGGAGGTCGAGCTCGAGCGCCTCGCCCAGCTGGACGCCCGCTTCGTGAAGATCGACGAGCTCTCCATCAACCACACCGGCGTCGCCGACCTGACCGCCCGGGCCGAGTGGGCCGATCTCGCCGCTTTCGACGAGGCCGTCTCCGCGGTGGCGAAGGCGCTCGCCCAGCAGGACGCCGCCGCCGACCTTCCTGCCGACACCCTCGACGTACGCCGCTCACGTGCTCTCGGCGTCCTGGCGGACCCGGCCTCGGCGCTCGCGCTGCTCGAAGCAGGCCCCGCGCCCTCACCGAGGCGTCGTACGCAGCTGGTCCTCCACCTCACGCTCGACGCCATGGCGCGCCACGGCCTGCTCGGTCGCGACGGCCGACTCGACCGGCCGTTGCTCGGCCAGGCGGTGCGTGACTGGTGTGGTCGCCGCGACACCCACCTCACGGTGACGCCAGTCCACGACCTCGAGGAGCACGTCCAGGTCGGCGCCTACGAGATCGAGGGCCGGATGCGCGAGCGCGTCGAGCTGGCCCACCCGACCTGCGTGTTCCCCTGGTGCGCCCTGCCCGCCCGCCGCTGCGACGTCGACCACCGGGTGGCGTGGGGTGACGACGGCGCATCGTGCGACTACAACCTCGCGCCGCTGTGCCGGCGGCACCATCGGCTCAAGACGCACCGGGGCTACCGCTACACGCTGATCGAGCCCGGAACCTGGCTGTGGCGCACGCCCCACGGCCTGCAGCTCCTGCGCGACCGCCACGGCTCCCACGACGTCACCCCGGATCAGCCGCCAGCCGGCCGACCCGGGGCGTCGTGCCTCGTGGCTAGCCCTGGTCGCCCGACTGCTGCCCGTCCGCGAGCCGGACCGCCCGCTCGATGA
- a CDS encoding DUF2177 family protein, producing the protein MGFQLRRALLSYAVAAVVFLVVDLVWLTVVATDLYVDQLGPLQAESVRVGAAVLFYALFVAGLVYFVVLPALARDSVRWAVSAGAFFGLVTYATWDLTSLAVIEGFPAALVPIDLAWGAVLSATVCGATTLVMRRLGHASTDAVTGR; encoded by the coding sequence ATGGGCTTCCAGCTGCGCCGCGCGCTCCTGTCGTACGCCGTCGCCGCGGTCGTCTTCCTCGTCGTCGACCTGGTGTGGCTGACGGTCGTGGCGACCGACCTCTACGTCGACCAGCTGGGGCCGCTGCAGGCCGAGTCGGTGCGCGTCGGGGCGGCGGTGCTCTTCTACGCGCTGTTTGTCGCAGGGCTGGTCTATTTCGTGGTGCTGCCCGCGCTCGCGCGGGACAGCGTGCGGTGGGCGGTGTCGGCGGGTGCGTTCTTCGGCCTGGTCACCTACGCCACGTGGGACCTCACCAGCCTGGCCGTGATCGAGGGCTTCCCGGCCGCGCTGGTGCCGATCGACCTGGCCTGGGGTGCGGTGCTGTCGGCCACCGTCTGCGGCGCGACGACCCTCGTGATGCGCCGTCTCGGTCACGCCTCGACGGACGCCGTTACCGGTCGGTGA
- a CDS encoding NAD(P)H-binding protein — protein sequence MDPDVLLVGCGDLGSRIGLRLVERGHHVLALRRRAELVPDPLRGLSVDLTREVPQLPALDLRFLVVALTARPRSERAYRATYVEGMRRALDALDALDQELERAVLVSSTGVHGDVPDGTLVDEILPPSPADGPARVLLEAEELFASRVPAGTVVRCSGLYGGDRQRLVERVRAGDVGDPHRWTNRIHRDDAAAAVVHLLTRSESPEPVYLATDDEPALMGDVAAHLAEVLGVSAPPSGDRTRAYGKQISNARLRATGWVPAYPTYREGYAASLTDR from the coding sequence GTGGATCCTGACGTGCTGCTCGTCGGCTGTGGCGACCTCGGCTCGAGGATCGGGCTGCGGCTGGTCGAGCGCGGGCACCACGTGCTCGCGCTGCGTCGCCGCGCGGAGCTCGTGCCCGACCCCCTGCGCGGCCTGTCGGTCGATCTCACCCGCGAGGTGCCGCAGCTCCCGGCGCTCGACCTGCGCTTCCTGGTCGTCGCGCTGACCGCCCGTCCGCGTAGCGAGCGGGCCTACCGGGCGACGTACGTCGAGGGCATGCGGCGCGCCCTCGACGCGCTCGACGCGCTCGACCAGGAGCTGGAGCGCGCCGTCCTGGTCTCCTCCACGGGCGTGCACGGCGACGTCCCGGACGGCACGCTCGTCGACGAGATCCTTCCGCCCTCCCCCGCGGACGGTCCGGCCCGGGTGCTCCTGGAGGCCGAGGAGCTCTTCGCCTCACGGGTCCCCGCCGGCACGGTGGTGCGGTGCTCGGGTCTGTACGGCGGCGACCGGCAACGGCTGGTCGAGCGGGTGCGCGCGGGCGACGTCGGCGACCCTCACCGCTGGACCAACCGGATCCACCGCGACGACGCCGCGGCGGCCGTGGTGCACCTGCTCACCCGATCCGAGTCGCCGGAGCCCGTCTATCTGGCCACCGACGACGAGCCGGCGCTGATGGGCGACGTCGCTGCGCATCTCGCCGAGGTGCTGGGGGTGTCCGCACCACCTTCGGGCGACCGGACCCGGGCATACGGCAAGCAGATCTCGAACGCCCGGCTGCGCGCGACCGGGTGGGTACCGGCGTACCCGACCTACCGCGAGGGGTACGCCGCGTCGCTCACCGACCGGTAA
- a CDS encoding HU family DNA-binding protein encodes MNRKDLVENVARQAELTATQAEAAVGAVIDGVVGAVAAGDKVSLSGFGTFEPRHRAARSGRNPQTGEALEIAATVAPAFKPASAFKQAVAEG; translated from the coding sequence ATGAACCGCAAGGACCTCGTCGAGAACGTCGCCCGCCAGGCCGAGCTGACCGCGACCCAGGCGGAGGCGGCCGTGGGCGCCGTCATCGACGGCGTCGTCGGTGCTGTGGCGGCGGGGGACAAGGTGTCCCTGTCCGGCTTCGGCACCTTCGAGCCGCGCCACCGTGCTGCCCGCTCGGGGCGCAACCCGCAGACGGGCGAGGCGCTCGAGATCGCCGCGACCGTGGCGCCCGCGTTCAAGCCGGCGTCGGCCTTCAAGCAGGCGGTGGCCGAGGGCTGA
- a CDS encoding NAD(P)/FAD-dependent oxidoreductase: MTTTRLLLVGAGHAHLEVVRRAGELIAAGYEVTLLAPDTFHYSGLASATAAGAVPARQASIDVAGLARAHGVRHHHGLLTALDPHLRTATTDDGVTLGHDVVSLNVGSVVGEEGLEVDDSVVRVKPLAGLGRLAARLAGAPVDGLRVTVVGGGSTGLELAAHLASRPEVGTLVLLEGARIGSDLPRGARRHVLSLLRRRGVQVRERTPVRSIGRDRSTLADGSTVPHDVALLATGLVAPPWLGRLGLGDHRGVPVGPTLRHPEHDHVHAVGDCAHFLPGPLPKIGVHGVRQAPVLVDSLLSRARGGPAPVYRPQRRALAVLDLGDGHGLAVRGRLWWAGGSALRLKRRIDRRWMARYAVPERSRSAGV; this comes from the coding sequence GTGACGACGACCCGGCTTCTCCTCGTGGGTGCCGGGCACGCCCACCTCGAGGTGGTACGCCGGGCGGGCGAGCTGATCGCCGCCGGCTACGAGGTCACGCTGCTGGCGCCGGACACGTTCCACTACAGCGGCCTGGCCTCGGCCACGGCGGCCGGCGCGGTGCCCGCCCGGCAGGCCAGCATCGACGTCGCCGGGCTGGCCCGCGCGCACGGCGTACGCCACCACCACGGGTTGCTGACCGCCCTCGACCCGCACCTCCGCACCGCCACCACCGACGACGGGGTCACCCTCGGCCACGACGTCGTGTCCCTCAACGTCGGCAGCGTGGTCGGCGAGGAAGGGCTGGAGGTCGACGACTCGGTGGTGCGGGTCAAGCCGCTGGCCGGCCTGGGTCGACTCGCCGCGCGACTGGCGGGCGCGCCAGTCGACGGACTGCGGGTCACCGTCGTCGGGGGCGGGTCGACCGGCCTCGAGCTGGCCGCCCACCTCGCCTCGCGCCCCGAGGTCGGCACGCTGGTCCTCCTCGAGGGAGCCCGCATCGGGTCCGACCTGCCGCGCGGGGCCCGCCGCCACGTGCTGTCCCTGCTGAGGCGGCGGGGGGTGCAGGTGCGGGAGCGGACCCCGGTCCGTTCGATCGGCCGTGACCGGAGCACCCTCGCCGACGGCTCGACGGTCCCCCACGACGTGGCGCTGCTGGCCACGGGCCTGGTCGCCCCTCCCTGGCTGGGCCGGCTCGGGCTCGGCGACCACCGGGGAGTCCCGGTGGGCCCGACGCTGCGGCACCCGGAGCACGACCACGTCCACGCCGTCGGCGACTGCGCCCACTTCCTGCCGGGACCCCTGCCCAAGATCGGCGTCCACGGCGTGCGCCAGGCGCCGGTGCTGGTCGACAGCCTGCTCAGCCGGGCCCGCGGCGGACCGGCACCGGTCTACCGTCCGCAGCGGCGGGCGCTCGCGGTGCTGGACCTCGGCGACGGCCACGGCCTGGCCGTGCGGGGCCGGCTCTGGTGGGCCGGCGGGTCGGCGCTGCGGCTCAAACGCCGGATCGACCGGCGCTGGATGGCCCGCTACGCCGTGCCCGAGCGCTCCCGGTCGGCCGGGGTCTGA
- a CDS encoding Fur family transcriptional regulator produces the protein MAAGTNGQRPGRPAPRERSTRQFQAVLQELGGADDFRSAQEIHAALRGRGASVGLATVYRALQTLADAGRADVLRTDTGESLYRECGEAHHHHLVCRSCGRAVEIRGPAVERWADQMAAEHGYTEVSHTVELFGTCTDCQQAVDRT, from the coding sequence GTGGCCGCTGGCACCAACGGGCAGCGCCCGGGTCGGCCCGCCCCGCGCGAACGGTCGACCCGGCAGTTCCAGGCGGTCCTCCAGGAGCTGGGTGGTGCCGACGACTTCCGCAGCGCCCAGGAGATCCACGCCGCGCTGCGGGGACGTGGCGCCTCCGTGGGGCTCGCGACGGTCTACCGCGCCCTCCAGACGCTGGCCGACGCCGGGCGCGCGGACGTGCTCCGCACCGACACCGGGGAGTCGCTCTACCGCGAGTGCGGCGAGGCCCACCACCACCACCTCGTGTGCCGCAGCTGCGGCCGTGCCGTGGAGATCCGCGGGCCCGCCGTGGAGCGGTGGGCCGACCAGATGGCCGCCGAGCACGGCTACACCGAGGTCAGCCACACCGTGGAGCTCTTCGGCACCTGCACCGACTGCCAGCAGGCCGTCGACCGCACCTGA
- a CDS encoding ABC transporter ATP-binding protein, giving the protein MNHAVLARHDSRLVVPRAVVRHGDTVLADATDLRIAPGEPLTVIGESGSGKSVLAHALLGTLPPELAAEGSVTIGDATFDLADRDGRRHLWGRRLALLPQEPSQALDPTMRVRGQVAEGAAGWRPRSAAALELADRRLGQLGLGEVGASYPHTLSGGMAQRVAFAAATIGGAEVLVVDEPSKGLDPDSLDQLADLLLAHVAAGGLLLTITHDLRLARRLGGQVAVMRRATIVETGPTEQVLSSPADPYTRRLLGTEPARWAFPWLRPGRQVAPTGEPVVLADRISKAYGAVRLFEDLSVELRPGERLALTGPSGVGKTTLGNALLRLTRVDSGTVRHSPATASGRLQKLYQDPGLSFPPRVPLRVALQDVVRRHRVDGRRTADLLERVDLPPTILGRRPGQVSGGELQRIAVVRAMLPQPALVMADEATSRLDLATQADTMDLLMSEVDASGCAVLLVTHDQQLATAVADRDLRLEPPRAG; this is encoded by the coding sequence ATGAACCACGCCGTCCTCGCCCGCCACGACTCCCGGCTGGTCGTCCCGCGGGCCGTCGTGCGGCACGGCGACACCGTCCTCGCCGACGCCACCGACCTGCGGATCGCCCCCGGGGAGCCGCTGACCGTCATCGGCGAGAGCGGCTCGGGCAAGTCCGTGCTCGCCCACGCGCTGCTGGGGACCCTGCCGCCCGAGCTCGCGGCGGAGGGCTCGGTCACCATCGGCGACGCCACCTTCGACCTCGCTGACCGCGACGGCCGCCGGCACCTGTGGGGGCGGCGGCTGGCCCTGTTGCCCCAGGAGCCCTCACAGGCGCTCGACCCGACCATGCGGGTCCGTGGTCAGGTCGCCGAGGGCGCCGCCGGGTGGCGGCCCCGCAGCGCGGCCGCCCTCGAGCTCGCCGACCGGAGGCTCGGCCAGCTGGGCCTGGGCGAGGTCGGCGCGTCGTACCCCCACACGCTCTCGGGGGGCATGGCCCAGCGCGTCGCATTCGCCGCCGCCACCATCGGGGGCGCGGAGGTCCTCGTCGTCGACGAGCCCTCGAAGGGCCTCGACCCGGACTCGCTCGACCAGCTCGCCGACCTGCTCCTCGCCCACGTCGCCGCGGGGGGCCTGCTGCTGACGATCACCCACGACCTGCGGCTGGCTCGGCGGCTGGGCGGCCAGGTCGCGGTGATGCGTCGGGCCACGATCGTCGAGACCGGCCCCACCGAGCAGGTGCTCAGCTCGCCGGCCGACCCCTACACCCGTCGACTGCTGGGCACCGAGCCCGCCCGCTGGGCCTTCCCCTGGCTCCGACCCGGCCGCCAGGTCGCACCGACGGGCGAGCCGGTCGTGCTCGCCGACCGGATCAGCAAGGCCTACGGCGCCGTCCGGCTGTTCGAGGACCTCTCGGTCGAGCTGCGGCCGGGCGAACGCCTCGCGCTCACGGGGCCGAGCGGGGTCGGCAAGACCACGCTCGGCAACGCGTTGCTGCGGCTCACCCGGGTCGACAGCGGCACCGTGCGCCACAGCCCGGCCACGGCGAGCGGCCGGCTCCAGAAGCTCTACCAGGACCCGGGGCTCTCCTTCCCGCCTCGCGTTCCGCTCCGGGTCGCGCTGCAGGACGTGGTGCGCCGCCACCGGGTCGACGGCCGGCGTACGGCCGACCTGTTGGAGCGCGTCGACCTGCCCCCCACGATCCTGGGGCGGCGCCCGGGGCAGGTGTCCGGCGGTGAGCTGCAACGGATCGCGGTCGTCCGCGCCATGCTCCCGCAGCCGGCACTGGTCATGGCCGACGAGGCGACCTCACGGCTCGACCTCGCCACCCAGGCCGACACGATGGACCTGCTGATGAGCGAGGTCGACGCCAGCGGGTGCGCGGTGCTGCTGGTCACCCACGACCAGCAGCTGGCCACGGCGGTCGCCGACCGCGACCTCCGGCTGGAGCCACCCCGCGCTGGCTAG
- a CDS encoding ABC transporter permease has protein sequence MTATPLLEATATPAAPARRRPAVRRVAAAGLVGLAALALVGPLVLPDPTAQDLARYLEPPSLDEPLGRDDYGRSVLARLAHATRLSLLLAAGCVATALVLGTVTGIASAWFGGWVDGVLRALSETLVAIPGLLVVLLVAALATGGSLWPLYLGLALAQWVEYFRVVRARSGLVLGSPAVEAAGLLRLGAPHVVRRHLWPDLRPLLTTLASLGMVTSVLAMSTLGFVKVGLRPPRAELGLMITESFPFYDVAPWLTLAPIGVLFLLTLCFLGLRSTEGAR, from the coding sequence ATGACCGCCACCCCGCTGCTCGAGGCGACAGCCACCCCCGCGGCGCCTGCACGACGACGGCCCGCGGTCCGCCGGGTGGCGGCGGCCGGCCTGGTGGGCCTGGCCGCGCTCGCCCTGGTCGGGCCGCTCGTCCTCCCGGACCCCACAGCACAGGACCTGGCTCGCTACCTCGAACCACCCAGCCTCGACGAGCCGCTGGGGCGCGACGACTACGGGAGGAGCGTGCTCGCCCGCCTGGCCCACGCGACCCGGCTCTCGCTGCTGCTGGCCGCGGGCTGCGTGGCCACGGCGCTGGTCCTGGGCACGGTCACCGGGATCGCGTCGGCGTGGTTCGGCGGCTGGGTCGACGGCGTGCTGCGGGCCCTCTCGGAGACCCTCGTGGCGATCCCGGGGCTGCTCGTGGTCCTGCTGGTCGCCGCGCTGGCGACGGGAGGCAGCCTGTGGCCGCTCTACCTGGGGCTCGCGCTCGCCCAGTGGGTGGAGTACTTCCGGGTGGTCAGGGCCCGCAGCGGGCTGGTGCTCGGCTCCCCCGCCGTGGAGGCGGCAGGCCTGCTGCGGCTCGGCGCCCCCCACGTCGTACGCCGCCACCTGTGGCCCGACCTGCGTCCGCTGCTGACCACGCTCGCCTCGCTCGGGATGGTCACCTCGGTGCTCGCGATGTCGACTCTCGGCTTCGTCAAGGTCGGCCTGCGGCCCCCGCGGGCGGAGCTCGGCCTGATGATCACCGAGTCGTTCCCGTTCTACGACGTCGCACCCTGGCTGACGCTCGCCCCGATCGGGGTGCTCTTCCTGCTCACGCTCTGCTTCCTGGGCCTGCGCTCGACCGAAGGAGCCCGATGA
- a CDS encoding ABC transporter permease — MSSRATALGRILVHRAAQGLGVAVLVSVLCFLVVRNLPGDAAFRIAAGRYGYDLVDQETAADVRAELGLDQPAWRQLLAWLGDLAQLDLGRSLVTSRPVVEEVGYFLLGTLQLTAAALVVATLLGGTIGVLAARRPGGTLDRLATAWVAAVRAAPPFLLGLLLVVVLSAQLGLLPAVGHGDAASLVLPALTLGIGLSGLVARVTRDAVVEVRAADFVRFAQTKGMADRWVLLRHVVRNAAVVLVPYLGIQAVILVEGVVVVESLFAWQGLGHALVHAVFWRDVPVLQASALVLALLIVTVNTVVDLLVLWLDPRPRRLEARA; from the coding sequence GTGAGCAGCCGCGCCACCGCCCTCGGGCGGATCCTGGTGCACCGCGCCGCCCAGGGCCTCGGCGTCGCGGTGCTCGTGTCGGTGCTCTGCTTCCTGGTGGTGAGGAACCTGCCCGGAGACGCGGCCTTCCGGATCGCCGCCGGCCGGTACGGCTACGACCTCGTCGACCAGGAGACGGCTGCCGACGTCCGCGCGGAGCTGGGCCTGGACCAGCCGGCCTGGCGCCAGCTCCTGGCCTGGCTCGGCGACCTCGCGCAGCTCGACCTCGGGCGCTCGCTGGTCACCTCGCGCCCCGTGGTCGAGGAGGTGGGCTACTTCCTGCTCGGCACCCTGCAGCTCACCGCCGCCGCGCTGGTGGTGGCGACCCTGCTGGGCGGGACGATCGGCGTCCTGGCCGCGCGCCGGCCCGGTGGCACCCTGGACCGGCTGGCGACCGCCTGGGTGGCCGCCGTGCGCGCCGCGCCCCCCTTCCTCCTCGGCCTGCTGCTGGTGGTGGTCCTGAGCGCGCAGCTGGGTCTGCTGCCGGCGGTCGGGCACGGCGACGCCGCGAGCCTGGTGCTGCCCGCCCTGACCCTGGGCATCGGCCTGTCCGGGCTGGTGGCGCGGGTGACCCGCGACGCCGTCGTGGAGGTGCGCGCGGCGGACTTCGTGAGGTTCGCGCAGACGAAGGGGATGGCCGACCGCTGGGTGCTGCTGCGCCACGTCGTCCGCAACGCCGCCGTGGTGCTGGTCCCCTACCTCGGCATCCAGGCCGTCATCCTCGTGGAGGGCGTGGTGGTCGTGGAGAGCCTCTTCGCCTGGCAGGGACTGGGCCACGCGCTCGTGCACGCCGTCTTCTGGCGTGACGTCCCGGTCCTGCAGGCCAGCGCCCTGGTCCTGGCCCTCCTCATCGTCACCGTCAACACCGTGGTCGACCTGCTCGTGCTCTGGCTCGACCCGCGGCCGCGCCGACTGGAGGCACGCGCATGA
- a CDS encoding ABC transporter substrate-binding protein translates to MRSSTRTRLLLPLLASVVLGASACSAGADRAGSAEPLRIVGPFEVHSLDPALDGEVFTRLQVSETLVTSDLEGELTAGLATTWSSSRGDRAWTFTLPRDATFHDGTPVTPGAVVAALEKAAQEAASPLAAAPIRQIRTAGASVVVELSRPYLTLPAVLTHYSTAILAPASYGADGHVTEVIGTGPYRVTSAELPASIQTTRFDNWRGEAPAVEDVTFQAVGRPESRALMAVSDQADVVFGLEPAGRERVSASDDVQMASSLQPRTILLKVNAGHPVLRDVRVRRALSMALDREAMAEAVLREEELAATRLLPPSLAGWQSDGTEELTHDVEQAESLLEEAGWTEGADGIRVRDGEPLRLTLLTYPDRAELPALATAIQAALREVGVELSVTVSNSSEIPSGQADGSLELALIAKHFALVSDPLIDVADVFAPEGSDWGVMSWSDPAVDRAVEGLLAGATGAEATRHRETIVDTAQEELPLIPVSWYRMNAAVSDRVEGFRMDPLETSWRLTDLTWSS, encoded by the coding sequence ATGCGATCGTCCACCCGCACCCGACTCCTGCTCCCACTGCTGGCGAGCGTCGTGCTCGGCGCCAGCGCCTGTTCGGCCGGCGCCGACCGCGCGGGCTCCGCCGAGCCGCTCCGGATCGTCGGCCCCTTCGAGGTGCACAGCCTCGACCCGGCGCTGGACGGCGAGGTGTTCACCCGCCTGCAGGTCAGCGAGACCCTCGTGACCAGCGACCTGGAGGGCGAGCTGACGGCCGGGCTCGCCACCACCTGGTCGTCCTCGCGCGGCGACCGGGCCTGGACGTTCACACTCCCCCGTGACGCGACGTTCCACGACGGCACCCCCGTCACCCCTGGCGCCGTCGTCGCGGCCCTCGAGAAGGCCGCGCAGGAGGCGGCAAGCCCGCTCGCAGCGGCCCCGATCCGGCAGATCCGCACCGCGGGAGCGTCGGTCGTCGTGGAGCTGTCACGGCCCTACCTCACGCTGCCAGCCGTGCTGACGCACTACAGCACCGCCATCCTGGCGCCGGCGTCGTACGGCGCGGACGGACACGTCACCGAGGTCATCGGCACCGGGCCCTACCGGGTGACCTCGGCCGAGCTGCCGGCCTCGATCCAGACCACCCGCTTCGACAACTGGCGCGGCGAGGCGCCCGCGGTCGAGGACGTGACCTTCCAGGCCGTGGGACGTCCGGAGTCGCGGGCCCTCATGGCGGTCAGCGACCAGGCCGACGTCGTGTTCGGGCTCGAGCCCGCCGGTCGGGAGCGGGTGTCGGCCTCCGACGACGTGCAGATGGCCTCGAGCCTGCAGCCGCGCACCATCCTGCTCAAGGTCAACGCGGGCCACCCGGTGCTCCGCGACGTCCGGGTCCGCCGGGCGCTCAGCATGGCGCTGGACCGGGAGGCGATGGCCGAGGCGGTGCTCCGCGAGGAGGAGCTGGCCGCCACCCGCCTGCTGCCACCCTCGCTGGCCGGCTGGCAGTCCGACGGCACCGAGGAGCTGACCCACGACGTGGAGCAGGCCGAGAGCCTCCTCGAGGAGGCCGGCTGGACCGAGGGCGCCGACGGCATCCGCGTCCGGGACGGCGAGCCGCTGCGGCTGACCCTGCTCACCTATCCCGACCGCGCCGAGCTGCCGGCCCTCGCCACCGCGATCCAGGCCGCGCTGCGCGAGGTCGGCGTGGAGCTGTCGGTCACCGTGAGCAACTCCAGCGAGATCCCGTCCGGGCAGGCGGACGGCAGCCTCGAGCTCGCCCTCATCGCCAAGCACTTCGCCCTGGTCTCCGACCCGCTCATCGACGTCGCCGACGTCTTCGCCCCCGAGGGCTCCGACTGGGGTGTCATGAGCTGGAGCGACCCTGCCGTCGACCGCGCGGTGGAGGGCCTGCTGGCCGGGGCGACGGGCGCCGAGGCCACCCGGCACCGCGAGACGATCGTGGACACCGCCCAGGAGGAGCTGCCGCTGATCCCCGTGTCCTGGTACCGGATGAACGCCGCGGTCAGCGACCGGGTCGAGGGCTTCCGGATGGACCCGCTGGAGACCAGCTGGCGGCTCACCGACCTCACCTGGTCCTCGTGA
- a CDS encoding YibE/F family protein yields the protein MGAHHPRHVATSDRGPLRRVAVLLIAPVAVLTLVAMVWLWPDRDVSQPVPADAPTELDGEVVALEREPCPEELDDEVNGCGTTRVRIAEGADQGEDVTAPLPNGPGAPLIAEGDAVQVVRSTGPDGPVYAVVDHQRSTGLLVVGAAFALAVIAFGRWRGVSALAGLAVTFGVLVLFVVPAILAGEPPVLVALVGSAAIMLTVLYLTHGFTMSTTVALMGTLISLGLTGLLSAVAVAGLHLTGFTDDLATSVGTSYSVNMQGLLLAGIVIGSLGVLDDVAITQAATVHEVARANPAYGLGQLYRAGTRVGRSHIASVINTIVLAYAGASLPLLILVVASEAPLAGVVTSQVITQEIVRSAVATLGLIAAVPVTTGLAALAARRAT from the coding sequence ATGGGAGCGCACCACCCGCGCCACGTCGCGACGTCCGACCGGGGTCCGCTGCGCCGCGTCGCCGTGCTGCTCATCGCCCCCGTCGCCGTGTTGACGCTGGTCGCGATGGTCTGGTTGTGGCCGGATCGGGACGTGAGCCAACCTGTGCCGGCCGACGCGCCGACCGAGCTGGACGGGGAGGTCGTGGCCCTCGAGCGTGAGCCCTGCCCGGAGGAGCTGGACGACGAGGTGAACGGGTGCGGCACCACCCGGGTCCGGATCGCCGAAGGCGCGGACCAGGGCGAGGACGTCACGGCGCCGCTGCCCAACGGGCCGGGCGCCCCGCTGATCGCCGAGGGTGACGCCGTGCAGGTGGTCCGCTCCACGGGTCCGGACGGGCCCGTCTACGCCGTCGTCGACCACCAGCGCAGCACCGGCCTGCTGGTCGTGGGGGCTGCCTTCGCACTCGCGGTCATCGCCTTCGGTCGCTGGCGGGGGGTCAGCGCGTTGGCCGGGCTCGCGGTCACCTTCGGTGTGCTGGTGCTCTTCGTGGTCCCGGCGATCCTCGCGGGCGAGCCGCCGGTGCTGGTGGCGCTCGTCGGGTCGGCGGCGATCATGCTGACCGTCCTCTACCTGACCCACGGCTTCACCATGTCCACGACGGTCGCCCTGATGGGGACGCTCATCAGCCTGGGTCTGACCGGGCTGCTGTCCGCCGTCGCGGTGGCCGGGCTGCACCTGACGGGGTTCACCGACGACCTGGCCACCTCGGTCGGCACCAGCTACAGCGTCAACATGCAGGGGCTGCTGCTGGCCGGCATCGTGATCGGCTCCCTGGGCGTGCTGGACGACGTCGCCATCACCCAGGCGGCCACGGTGCACGAGGTGGCGCGGGCCAACCCGGCGTACGGCCTGGGGCAGCTCTACCGCGCCGGCACGCGCGTTGGCCGATCACACATCGCCTCGGTCATCAACACCATCGTCCTGGCGTACGCCGGAGCCTCGCTGCCGTTGCTCATCCTGGTCGTCGCGAGCGAGGCCCCGCTCGCGGGCGTGGTCACCAGCCAGGTGATCACCCAGGAGATCGTGCGCAGCGCCGTCGCCACCCTCGGCCTGATCGCCGCGGTCCCCGTCACCACCGGCCTGGCCGCGCTCGCCGCCCGACGGGCGACCTGA